The Fluviispira vulneris sequence TTTTTAAAATGAAGTGATAGCAATTGCACGATGTGAGTAAAATGGATGTGGATTTAATTTATAGAAGACGAGTGCTTAATTTAAGAGTTCATTTAAAGTAATGGTCAATAAAGGGTTTTGTATCCTGGGAAAATTTTTCCATTTTGTGTGGCAAAGACAAACCAATTGTTGAAGATGCTACTTGCTGGTTGTGGATATGGATATCTATTCCCAAATTCTTCCGCGCATTTTTCTGCAAGATAAATATAAGCATTTTCTCCGCCCGTCAGGATAAAAACTACGAAAGAGTTTGTAATATTCATTGGATAAAAGCGCCATTTACCTGGAACAGTTATATTTCTATTATTAAGCCACTCCCAATCGTTATTATCATTGCTGCAATAAATATAAGCTTCAGCTGCAGTGGAATTATTTTGTGGAAAAAATGCAGCAGTTGCAATGGAATTATTTTGTGGAAAAAATGCAGTAGTTGCCAGAATTGAAATTAGGAAATGACTAAGCTTCATATAAAACCTTCCAATCTTAAATTTTTCAAACAATTTTTATATTATATTTTAAAAAATAGAATTCAATGAAAAATTATTATTTTTATTGAAAAATTTAAATATTTTTACGGAAATGTGGATATTCAGATTGAAAGAAAACATGAATCACTTCTCTGACAAAAAGAGAAATTTTTACTTACTTGGGGAGTTGCTCATAAAAGTGAAATTTTTTTCTCATCAAAAAATGGAGAATAAGGTAATATTTGCTTAATTTGCTCAAAAATTAAGTGTTAATCTGTAACAAGGCGTACTTTATGACAGGGAAAAAAAATGCTAAAAAATATTTATGCTCCACTCTCGGGCGGGGTTCTGCAAGAAAGAGTCATGGAAATTATATCTAATAACTTAGCAAATACCAATACAACCGCATTCAAAGAAGATGAAATCGCATTTCAAGAACAAGAGGCAAATCCCTGGCCAAGTTATGCATTCCCACATCCTCCTGCGCCATTCAAAATAAATATGCAAGAACTTTGGCCGCTCAAAGGGAATGAAATGAATTATGTTACTCTCAGTGAGATAAAAACAGCGCACACACAAGGTCCTGTGAGGAAAACATCGAATACGACTGATGTTGCCATTCAAGGAGATGGTTTTTTTGAAGTGATGACACCTTTTGGCGAAAGACTAACGCGTGATGGTGGTTTTAGCATTAGCAATGATGGAATTTTAATTACAAAAAATGGAGCAGTAGTTCAGGGAGAAAATGGAGCAATAACTGGACTTGGTGGAAAAGAGTTAAGTATTTTGCCTACTGGAGAAGTTTATGCGGGCAAAAAATTTGTAGACAAATTGAAAATTGTTTCCTTTGAAGATACCAAATTACTTGAAAGGCTTGGGGAAAGTCTATGGATCCACAATGGGCCTCCTGAAAATTTAAAAGCTCCATCAGGTGATATTGCGCAAGGATATTTGGAAGGAAGTAATGTTAATCCAATGCGGAATCTTACCAATATGATAATTGCTCATAGAAGTTATGAAGCATTGCAAAAAACTGTAAAAGCCCATGATGATACAATGCAAAATGCAAATAAGATTTCTGAAATATAATTATTCCTTTTTTTTTTAAAATTATAGTTTAAAAAAAGATTTTTTTTAAAACTTGAAAGACCTTCTAATTTGAGTTAATAAGTCTTTACTTATTCAATAGTTTTTGGAAGGTTAAATATGAATCTTATATCATTTCGATCGATTCGCTATTCAATGTATTATACAATTTCAATTGGTATTTGTTTCTCATCGTTTTCAGAAGAGTTTCTAAAACAAAATCATAACTTTATCCAATCTAATTCTCTTGTCACGACAACTTTATCTCTGGAAAACGCCATGGATATGTCTGAACAATATTCATTTGCTGCTAAAATGGCAGAGCAAGACGAAAACTCCAGTGAAGCACAATATAATGCATCTATAAGAAATATGTTTCCCACTTTAAGTGTGAGTAGCACTTATTTACAAAATAGTAATCAAGTAAATAAGCTTATTGGGACAACGACGGGTGCGCAGTACGGATTTCCTGATACGACATCCATGACTGGGACATTGAATGTTACACAACCGCTTGTAGGTTTGATTCCTCTTTTCCTAGGGGTGAAAGCAAATGCCGCACAAGCAAGAGCTTCTTCGCTAAACAAAAATCAAAGCCAAGTGGATGCTCGTTACAATGGTGCAAGCACTTTTATCAATGCGCAAAAAGCAAATCAATTGTTAAAGACCGCTGAATCTTCTTTACAGGTTTCAGAAAAAGAATTGCGTGACGCCGAAGCTCAATATAATGCAGGGAAATTAACCAACGCAGATTTATTAAAGTTCAAATTAAATCTCGAGAATTCACGATCGACTTTAATTCAAGCGCAAACAACATATAAAATTGCAATGCTAACATTGGCAGAAGCAATTGGAGTGAAAGATTTTCGAAGCATTTCTTTACAAAGTGGTGACAAATCTGTTTTTGAAAATAAAGGTGTCAAAATACCAGATTTAAATTCCGACTTAACGCCAGCTTATGCCCTTAGGTTCGATCTAAAGGCAGCGCAAGAAAAAGTTGAAGCAGCAAAATTTTCAAAGTA is a genomic window containing:
- a CDS encoding flagellar hook-basal body protein → MLKNIYAPLSGGVLQERVMEIISNNLANTNTTAFKEDEIAFQEQEANPWPSYAFPHPPAPFKINMQELWPLKGNEMNYVTLSEIKTAHTQGPVRKTSNTTDVAIQGDGFFEVMTPFGERLTRDGGFSISNDGILITKNGAVVQGENGAITGLGGKELSILPTGEVYAGKKFVDKLKIVSFEDTKLLERLGESLWIHNGPPENLKAPSGDIAQGYLEGSNVNPMRNLTNMIIAHRSYEALQKTVKAHDDTMQNANKISEI
- a CDS encoding TolC family protein, translating into MNLISFRSIRYSMYYTISIGICFSSFSEEFLKQNHNFIQSNSLVTTTLSLENAMDMSEQYSFAAKMAEQDENSSEAQYNASIRNMFPTLSVSSTYLQNSNQVNKLIGTTTGAQYGFPDTTSMTGTLNVTQPLVGLIPLFLGVKANAAQARASSLNKNQSQVDARYNGASTFINAQKANQLLKTAESSLQVSEKELRDAEAQYNAGKLTNADLLKFKLNLENSRSTLIQAQTTYKIAMLTLAEAIGVKDFRSISLQSGDKSVFENKGVKIPDLNSDLTPAYALRFDLKAAQEKVEAAKFSKYQTISSYLPTLNFIMNYTRNFFIDDVTVGNTTYKKQDIQDTFSYGLQLNWVLMDWGVRQAQISNVAAQEQKARYNLENLNSQAKIDITRSYLQLKDAVQVLESAVVSVQYAQDVYDQMKARFDNGQVTATDLINSSNDQTTARANLANARGGLDLAWIAFQRSTGAKLTTMN